In Paludibaculum fermentans, the genomic stretch AAGGAATTTACGGCCCGTCCATTCTAGCAGTCACCTTCACTAACAAGGCATCCGGAGAGATGCGGGAGCGAGTTCTGAAGCTGTTGAACCACCTGCCGGCCGAGGCCGGTCCGATGGTGGCCACCTTCCACTCGTTCTGCGTACGCCTGCTGCGGCGCGACGGCGCCACCCTGGCCGACCTGCGGCGCAACTTCACCACCGGTTTCCACATCTACGACGACGACGACCAGCTCGCCCTGCTGAAGCAGATTTACAAGAAGCTGGGCCTGGACGACAAGTTCATGCAGCACCGCGCGGCCCTGTCGCGCATCAGCCACTCCAAAAACCAGAAGCAGGGCCCGGCAGACCTCTACAAGATGTCGGCCGACCCGAAAGCGGCCAAGCTGGCCGTGGTTTTCGAGCACTACCAGCAGGGCCTGGAAGCGGCTAACGCCCTGGATTTCGACGACTTACTGCTGGAAGCCGTGCGCCTGCTGCAGTACGACACCGAGGTCCGCCAGTTGTGGAACCGCCGCTTGCAGTTCCTGATGATCGACGAGTACCAGGACACGAACCGCTCGCAGTACGAGTTGATGCGGCTGCTGTCGGAAGCTCATTCAAACGTCGCGGTGGTCGGCGACGAGGACCAGATCGATCTACGGTTGGCGCGGCGCGGACATCCGCAACATTCTTGACTTCGAAAAAGACTATCCCGGCGCCAAGGTGATCCGGCTGGAGCAGAACTACCGCTCCACCAAGGTCATCCTGGAAGCTGCGTCGCGCGTGGTGGAACGCAACAAAGCCCGCAAGGGCAAGACGTTGTGGACCGACGGCGCCGACGGCGACCCCATCTGCTACCTGGAAGCAGCCGACGGCGAGCAGGAGGCCCTGTTCATCGCCGACACCATCGAGAAGATCTTCCGCAAAGAGCGCGATACGCGGGTGGCCATCCTCTACCGCACGAACTCGCAGTCGCGGCAGATTGAAGAGGCGCTGCGGCGCTACATGCGCAAGTACGTCGTGGTGGGCGGCTTCAGCTTCTACCAGCGGGCGGAAGTGAAGGACACGCTCTCCTACGTCAAGTTCCTGATGAATCCGCGCGACAACGTCGCCATGTTGCGGATCCTGAACGTGCCGGCGCGCGGCATCGGCAAAACCACGTCGGAGCAACTGGAGAAGATCGCGGCCGAGCGCGGCGAGACGCTGTGGGAAGCCATCGACACCTCGGAAAAGGAACACCTGCTGGGCGGACGCGCCGAGGCGGCCCTGGCGGCATTCCACCGGCTGATCGAGGAACTGCGCGACGCCATGACCAGGCAGGGTCCGGACGAGACGATCAAGCAGATCCTGGACCGCACCGGTTACCGCAAGATGCTGGAGACCGACTCGTCACCCGAATCCGAGTCGAAGCTGGGCAATCTGGACGAACTCGTATCGGCAGCAGCCGATGCGGCCGAACGGGGCGACACCCTGCAGGACTTCCTGGACTCCGCGGCCCTGGTGGCGGATTCCGACGATATCGAGGAAGAGGCCCAGGTCTCGCTGTTGACGATGCACAACGCCAAGGGGCTCGAGTTTCCCTATGTGTTCATCGCCGGCATGGAAGAGGGCCTGTTCCCGCATTCGCGATCACGCGAAAGCGACGAGCAACTCGAGGAAGAGCGCCGGCTGTGCTACGTCGGCATGACGCGCGCGATGAAGCGGCTGTACCTGACGAGCGCCAAAATGCGGCGTAAGTACGGCGGATCGCCGCCGGAGCCGTGCCAGCCGTCGAGGTTCCTGGAAGAGGTGCCCAGCTCACTGGTGGAAGACCTGAGCGTGCAGCGCCAGCCGGCCGGTTCCATCGACCTTTATGGCGAGCGGGCGTCGGTGCGCGAAGTGGCGCGCCGAAATACGTATACTGGAAAGACATATAATTCGCTCGATCACATCTCGCAGTTCTTCGCCGACCGGGGCGTGCGCCCGCCAGCAATGGTGCCGCCACCCACGGCTCCGAGACCTGCGGGCGCGCCGGATCAGCGGGCGGCAGTAACGCCGCAGCCGCAACCGGCACAGGGGCAAACCGCGATGCGGCCACCAACGGCCGCGCCGGCCAGGCCCGCTCTGAAAAAGGGCGGTCTGCGGGCCGGCATGACGATCGTGCACCCCAAGTATGGCCGTGGCACCGTGCTGCGCAAGGAAGGCGAGGGTGAGGATGCAAAACTCACAGTCAGCTTCCCTGGGCACGGCTTGAAGAAATTGATCGCCAAGTTCGCCGGCCTGTCGGCCAGTGAATGAGGCGGCATCCGGTGCGTCCCCGCGCAGGCGTGGGACGGTCCGTGGGATTTTAAAGTACAGACCGGTAAGCCGGCACGAAGGATTGAACCAAGCATGAATACGAAGACCATTGCCGATAAGACAGAACGCAAAGAAAAGAAGCGGCAGGCGCGCAAGGCAGCCGACGAGAAGAATCCGCTGCAGCCCCGTCCGGCCGGCGTGGACCGCGGCTCGCTGAAGCGCAAAGTGAAGGTCATCGCGCGCGGCCAGCGGAAGCGCTAGCCCAGAGCTGCCAGCGATCAGCTTTCGACTCCCCCAGGCGTCCGGCACGTCCCTCGGTTGCCGCTGCCGGACAGCCACCCCTTGGCCGCTCATAGCCAACGGTGGTATGCTTTCAAATCTTCATTGGCACTCCTGCCGCTCCTGCGTGGTAGTAGCCCGAGGTCCAATCACTGATAGGGGAAAGCTGACAGCTGATCGCTGATCGCTGATCGCTGATCACGATAAACACCCCGGCTGCGAGGAGGCACCCGCCGATGAAACAACTCTTCCGCACCAAGAGCATCGAGGCTCTGGTGGCCGCCTCCAACGTGGAAGGCAAACGGCTGGACAGGACCCTGGGCGCCTGGAGCCTGATGGCCCTGGGCATCGGCGCTGTCATCGGCAGCGGCATCTTCATCCTCACCGGCACGGCGGCGGCCGGCGAAGTGCGCAGTTTCCATTCGATCCTGCACGTCCCCATCCTCGACCTCATCATGAACGGGGCCAATTCCTCGTTCACCATCGGGCGTCCGGGAGCCGGTCCCGGCGTCGCACTCTCCTTCCTGCTGACGGCCATCGCCTGCGGCTTCGCGGCGCTGTGCTATGCGGAGATGGCGTGCTGCATCCCTGTGGCGGGTTCGGCTTACACCTACGCCTACGCCACCATGGGCGAATTCATCGCCTGGCTGATCGGCTGGAATCTGATCCTGGAGTACGCCGTCTCAAACATGGCGGTGGCGGTAGGGTTCTCCGCCTATTTCAACGACATCCTGGAGTCGATATTCGGGTGGCACCTACCCAAACAACTCTCGGAACCGATGATTGTCGGCGGGCAGTTCACAGGCAGTTGGTTCAACCTGCCGGCGTTCCTCATCCTCATGCTGCTGACGTGGGTGCTCACCTACGGCATCAAGGAGAGCGCGCGCACGAACAACATCATGGTGCTGGTGAAACTCGGCGCGATTGCGATCTTCGTCATCGGCGCCGGCCGCGCGGTGAGTACGCACCACTGGCATCCGTTCCTGCCGAACGGCATGTCTGGCGTGCTGACCGGGGCCGCCATTGTCTTCTTCACCTACATCGGGTTCGATTCTGTCTCAACAGCGGCCGAGGAGTGTAAGAACCCGCAGCGCGACCTGCCCATCGGGATCATCGGTACACTGCTGGTCTGCTCCACGCTCTATATCGCCGTGGCCCTGGTGCTGACAGGCATCGCACCGTGGCAGAGCCTGAACAGCGCGGCGCCTGTCGCTGAAGCCTTGAAGAATTTGAATATGAACACCATCCGCGAGTGGGTGGGCGTCGGCGCGATTGTCGGCATGCTCTCCTCGCTGCTGGTGTTCCAGTACGGCCAGGCGCGCGTCTGGTTCGCCATGTCGCGCGACGGCCTGCTGCCGCGCTTCTTCTCCAGGATCCATCCCAAACATCACACGCCGCATGTCTCCACCTGGATCGCGGGCTTTGCCGTGGGCATCCCCTCCGGAGTCTGGGACATCGGCACCTTCGCCGATCTCTCGAATATCGGCACGCTGTTCGCATTCACCGTTGTTTCCGCGGGCGTGCTGGTGTTGCGCAGGACGCAACCGGACCGGCCGCGGAGCTTCCGTGTGCCCTTCGGTCCGCTGTTTCCCTTGCTCTCCATCGCCAGTTGCCTGATCCTCATGATGGCGCTGCCGCTGGAGACCTGGGTGCGCTTCTTTTTCTGGTCGGCCATCGGCATCGCGATATACTTCGCGTTTGGAAAGAAGAACAGCACCCTTGCCAACTCGTAGTTCCTCCATCCTCCGGTTGGCCGCGGCGGTTTCCTTGCTGCCGGCGGCCGGTTTGCACGCACAGGTCCAGCACCAGCATCATCCTCCGCAGAGCAGTGGAGAGTACGCCAAAGTTCTGGAAGATCCCTCCCGTGACGCCTGGCAGAAGCCGCATGAGGTTGTCATGGCGTTGGAGTTGAAAGCGACGGAGACAGTAGCCGACATCGGCGCGGGCTCCGGCTACTTCTCGCGGCGCTTCGCCAACCACGCAGGCAAAGTCTATGCGGTGGATATCGACAAGGACCTGCTGGCGCTGGCAGGGAAGAACGCTCCGGCGAACCTGTCGACGATCCTGGCGGAACCGGACGACCCGAAACTGCCCGCGGGCGGAATCGACACGGTGTTTATTTGCGACGTACTCCATCACATCAGCGACCGGGCAGCGTATTATGGAAAGCTTCGAAGCGCGCTGAAGCCCGGAGGCCGCATTGTGATTGTCGACTTCTTCAAGAAAGAACTGCCGGTGGGACCGCCTCCCGCGATGAAGCTCTCCGACGACGAGGTGAAAAAGGAGTTCGCCGCGGCTGGGTTCCGTCTGGTCAGGAGCCTCGACATCCTGCCTCATCAGTATTTCCTGGTCTTCCAGGCACGCTGAAACCGTCATGAATGCAGGACTCGACTTTCTCCAGCGCCTGGCGCTGCTCGTCTGGCTCGCGGTCCTCCTCCTGTTTCTGTCCTCGCTGACTGCCTTCTTCTTTGCCTCGCGCCGGGTGCGGCTGGACATCACGGTGAGCTGGTTCCGGCACCGGCCGCTGGGCCGGACTACGCTGCGGCCTCTGTTGCTCACGGTTGCGGTGGCGATTGTCTGCGCCCTGCTGGTCCAGATCAGCCCGCTGGAAACGCCGACCATGCGCATCGCGCTCGTCCTGGTGGGCGCGGGCGTGACCTGGGTCTCCTTTGACTGGACGTGGAAGCAGATCACGGCCTGGGTGAACCATCAGGCCGAAGAGAACCTGGCCTGGCGGGAACGCACACAGGCGGCGGTGGAAGAACTGCGCCGGCAATTCGACGCCGAGGCCAGCCGCCAAACGGCCTGCCGGCTGTTGCAGGACGTCCTGGCCGCCAGCCACGTCTACTTTTACGCGCGCTCAGCGGATTCCTTCAGCCTGACCGCCGCGGCGCCGTCGCCGCCGGAAAGCGACGTTTCGTTTTCCCGCGCCTCCCTGCTGCGTCAGGAACTGACGAATGGCCACACTTACCGCTGCCTGAGGGTGATGGAGCCCAACGGGCGCAGCCGGCGCATGTGGTCGAAGGGTATGCCGGCCCGGCTGGAGGCGGAGCAATCGCTGCTGGCCTCGGTGGATGCTCACGTGGTGGTGCCGATGCAGGATGGCGCCGGACTGCCGGGGCTGTTCGTCCTGGGTCCCAGGCGCGGCGGGGAGGGCTACTCCTGCGAACACCTGCGATTCGCCGAAGCCATCGCGCGTCAACTGGTGAGTTCGCTGGCCGTGGCCGAACTAACCCAAGCGGCCACCGCGTCAGCCAGCGAGTCGGCCGTCGAGCAGGCCGCGCGGCGGGCGGCCAAGGCCACACGCACCCATCTGACACCGCCCGACCGTTTTGAACTGCCCGACCTCGACTTCGCGGCCGAATACTGGATGGGCGACATTCCGGGCGGCGCGTTCTATGACATCGTCTCGGTGCCGAACCGCGCGGCTGCCTTCTTCCTGGCCGAAGTACCGGGTCCGGACGAGGAAGCCGCGGTCCGCCTGGTGCAGTTGCAGGCCCTGCTGCGGACCCGTGCCCGGGCTTACACCGAGGACTTGGCGGAGTTGCTGGAATCCACGCAGCGCGCCCTGGGCCCGAACGCCGTGGGCCGCCCGCCGGTGGGGTTGTTCTGCGCCCGCTACGTCGCCGGATCGGGCAAACTGCAGTACCTCAACGCGGGGGTGTATCCGCCGTTGCTCATCCGGCGAACCAGCGAGGGCGCGGAGATCATGCGGCTGTCGTGCGGCGGTCCCCCCATCGGCATCGGGCCGGAGGGACCGAGGCAGGTAGGCGAGGTGGAGATCCACAGTGGAGACCTGGTCGCGATCGGCTCCGCAGGCCTGGCGCAGGCGCCGGGTCCGGAGTGCGAGGTCTGGGGCGAGCCCCGCTATATCGACACCGTGCAGAGCTGGGAGTCACAGCGGGCCCGCGACATCGCGCACCTGACGTTGCACTCGGTCTACGAGTTCACCGGGAAGAACATGCAGGCTCCGCCGCGGATGCTGATTATCCTGCGGCCCTGCTGATTGGCGTGAGGCGAAATAGTGCCGTACGGTCTAGTACTCAAACCCGCGTGCCTGATCGCTGGCAAAGAAGATGTCAATTTCTTCATGAATCCGCTGGGACCCCAGCGCATCTTGCAGAAACCGGTCAATCTGCATGAAGTTGTAGTAAACATGTTTTCCTTTCCATGTAGCGGGGCGTGTGGTAACCTGCCGAAGTCCGGCGGCGACTTTGCCCGCCTAATGAAAACGGGGTATCAGGAGTCTTCCATGAACCGCATCGCTCTCGCTGTGTCCGCCCTGCTCTTGGGCGTCTCCACATTACCGGCGCAGACAACCAATCCGCTCAGCACGGAAATGAAGCAGATGTACACGGGCGTCAAGACCAACCTAACCCGCATGGCGGAGAAGATGCCGGCGGATGCCTACGATTTCAAGGCCTCTCCGGACATCCGTTCGTTCGGGCAACTCATCGCGCACATCGCCGATTCG encodes the following:
- a CDS encoding PP2C family protein-serine/threonine phosphatase, encoding MNAGLDFLQRLALLVWLAVLLLFLSSLTAFFFASRRVRLDITVSWFRHRPLGRTTLRPLLLTVAVAIVCALLVQISPLETPTMRIALVLVGAGVTWVSFDWTWKQITAWVNHQAEENLAWRERTQAAVEELRRQFDAEASRQTACRLLQDVLAASHVYFYARSADSFSLTAAAPSPPESDVSFSRASLLRQELTNGHTYRCLRVMEPNGRSRRMWSKGMPARLEAEQSLLASVDAHVVVPMQDGAGLPGLFVLGPRRGGEGYSCEHLRFAEAIARQLVSSLAVAELTQAATASASESAVEQAARRAAKATRTHLTPPDRFELPDLDFAAEYWMGDIPGGAFYDIVSVPNRAAAFFLAEVPGPDEEAAVRLVQLQALLRTRARAYTEDLAELLESTQRALGPNAVGRPPVGLFCARYVAGSGKLQYLNAGVYPPLLIRRTSEGAEIMRLSCGGPPIGIGPEGPRQVGEVEIHSGDLVAIGSAGLAQAPGPECEVWGEPRYIDTVQSWESQRARDIAHLTLHSVYEFTGKNMQAPPRMLIILRPC
- a CDS encoding amino acid permease yields the protein MKQLFRTKSIEALVAASNVEGKRLDRTLGAWSLMALGIGAVIGSGIFILTGTAAAGEVRSFHSILHVPILDLIMNGANSSFTIGRPGAGPGVALSFLLTAIACGFAALCYAEMACCIPVAGSAYTYAYATMGEFIAWLIGWNLILEYAVSNMAVAVGFSAYFNDILESIFGWHLPKQLSEPMIVGGQFTGSWFNLPAFLILMLLTWVLTYGIKESARTNNIMVLVKLGAIAIFVIGAGRAVSTHHWHPFLPNGMSGVLTGAAIVFFTYIGFDSVSTAAEECKNPQRDLPIGIIGTLLVCSTLYIAVALVLTGIAPWQSLNSAAPVAEALKNLNMNTIREWVGVGAIVGMLSSLLVFQYGQARVWFAMSRDGLLPRFFSRIHPKHHTPHVSTWIAGFAVGIPSGVWDIGTFADLSNIGTLFAFTVVSAGVLVLRRTQPDRPRSFRVPFGPLFPLLSIASCLILMMALPLETWVRFFFWSAIGIAIYFAFGKKNSTLANS
- a CDS encoding class I SAM-dependent methyltransferase, translated to MPTRSSSILRLAAAVSLLPAAGLHAQVQHQHHPPQSSGEYAKVLEDPSRDAWQKPHEVVMALELKATETVADIGAGSGYFSRRFANHAGKVYAVDIDKDLLALAGKNAPANLSTILAEPDDPKLPAGGIDTVFICDVLHHISDRAAYYGKLRSALKPGGRIVIVDFFKKELPVGPPPAMKLSDDEVKKEFAAAGFRLVRSLDILPHQYFLVFQAR
- a CDS encoding ATP-dependent helicase gives rise to the protein MIRLEQNYRSTKVILEAASRVVERNKARKGKTLWTDGADGDPICYLEAADGEQEALFIADTIEKIFRKERDTRVAILYRTNSQSRQIEEALRRYMRKYVVVGGFSFYQRAEVKDTLSYVKFLMNPRDNVAMLRILNVPARGIGKTTSEQLEKIAAERGETLWEAIDTSEKEHLLGGRAEAALAAFHRLIEELRDAMTRQGPDETIKQILDRTGYRKMLETDSSPESESKLGNLDELVSAAADAAERGDTLQDFLDSAALVADSDDIEEEAQVSLLTMHNAKGLEFPYVFIAGMEEGLFPHSRSRESDEQLEEERRLCYVGMTRAMKRLYLTSAKMRRKYGGSPPEPCQPSRFLEEVPSSLVEDLSVQRQPAGSIDLYGERASVREVARRNTYTGKTYNSLDHISQFFADRGVRPPAMVPPPTAPRPAGAPDQRAAVTPQPQPAQGQTAMRPPTAAPARPALKKGGLRAGMTIVHPKYGRGTVLRKEGEGEDAKLTVSFPGHGLKKLIAKFAGLSASE
- a CDS encoding ATP-dependent helicase; amino-acid sequence: MDFLSGLNPQQREAVAHVQGPLLILAGAGSGKTRVITHRIAHLIDREGIYGPSILAVTFTNKASGEMRERVLKLLNHLPAEAGPMVATFHSFCVRLLRRDGATLADLRRNFTTGFHIYDDDDQLALLKQIYKKLGLDDKFMQHRAALSRISHSKNQKQGPADLYKMSADPKAAKLAVVFEHYQQGLEAANALDFDDLLLEAVRLLQYDTEVRQLWNRRLQFLMIDEYQDTNRSQYELMRLLSEAHSNVAVVGDEDQIDLRLARRGHPQHS